GATTAGCCGTAAGAGTAACAAATTGCTGAATGTCATTGGGGGTTCTTCCGCCAACGGTGCGGATCTGGAGCAGCGAGCAGATGGGGGGATGACAAGTCAACAGTGGCAGATTACCGATGCGGGTGGCGGTTATGTCAAAATCATCAACCGTTCCAGTGGCAAGCTAATCGGTGTGGAAAATGGTTCCACAAACGACGGGGCTGTCATTGAACAGTGGAATGATGGTGGCTGGGCCAGCCAGCAATGGCAGCTCGTCCATGTAGGTGGGGGTTATTATAAACTGAAGAACCGTAGTACAGGCAAAGTATTGGATATCTCCAGTCAATCCCTGGCAGATGGGGCTGCGGCCATCCAGTGGATGGATAATGGCGGCACGAATCAGCATTTTCAGATTGTTAAGGTGCAATAAGACGTTTTAGATATTATAAAATAAGGTTCAACATAAAGTGGAAGCCCTTGTCTCTTACCATAAGGTGGGACAGGGGCTTTGTGATGTATTTACGCATGTTACGTGATGCTTTTACTCGAAGGGGATATCCTGTTGATGGCTCATATCGTGACCTATTTCCGATCATTACCATCCCAATCTGTGGTAAACTAGTAGAATTGTAGAAAAAGATAGAGACAGGAGCTGGATAACGAAGTGAGTGAACAACAAGTGCTATCAATTGAAAGCTTGCGTATGAGATACAACGGACGTTATGTGCTGAACGGCATCGATCTGGAAGTAAATCGCGGTGAGATGATTGGATATATTGGTCCAAACGGGGCTGGCAAAAGTACAACGGTTAAGATTTTACTCGGGCTGGTTGAAGGATATGTAGGTACGGTGCGAATCTTTGGTAAAGATATTGCGGATGGGGATGTGGAGTATAAACGCAGAATCGGCTATGTCCCGGAGGTCGCGGAATTGTACGAACAATTAACGCCCGCGGAGTATCTGACTTTTACGGGAGAGTTATACGGTATGTCCTATGAAGATGCGGATTACAAAGCCAAGCTATTAATGGATTGTTTTGGACTGGAAAAATCATATCATTCCCGCATTGCCTCATTTTCCAAAGGTATGCGTCAGAAAGTGCTGTTGATCTCTGCGCTGCTGCATGACCCGGATCTGTTGTTCCTGGATGAACCACTCAGCGGATTGGATGCCAATAGTGTGATGGTGGTCAAAGAGATTTTGTCACAATTGTCAGCCAAAGGCACAACGATCTTCTATTCGTCACACATCATGGATGTGGTGGAGAAGATCAGCAGTCGAATTGTACTGATCGCTGAAGGACGCGTAGTGGC
The nucleotide sequence above comes from Paenibacillus sp. W2I17. Encoded proteins:
- a CDS encoding ABC transporter ATP-binding protein, whose protein sequence is MSEQQVLSIESLRMRYNGRYVLNGIDLEVNRGEMIGYIGPNGAGKSTTVKILLGLVEGYVGTVRIFGKDIADGDVEYKRRIGYVPEVAELYEQLTPAEYLTFTGELYGMSYEDADYKAKLLMDCFGLEKSYHSRIASFSKGMRQKVLLISALLHDPDLLFLDEPLSGLDANSVMVVKEILSQLSAKGTTIFYSSHIMDVVEKISSRIVLIAEGRVVADGTFKQLQQQSMEGTLEEVFNQLTGFNEHKAIAERFVSIVQEVY